Below is a genomic region from Leptospira barantonii.
ACCGCCGCCGATCCAGATCGTCACCGGTAGATTGGATAGAAAATCAGGCATGAAAGACGCATTCTCCCGAGTGGAACAGATTCGTAAATTTTTTTCAGAGTTCAATCCGTTTTTTCTATTTTAAAAAAAAGGGAAACCGTTTGAACTATCCAAGTAAGACATGAAAAAGAAAATTCTCCTCTCGTTCGCCGCGGCGATATTGCTTCTTCAATTCCTTCCTCTCAAACCGCCCGAAGGAAAGAATCAAAACGAAATCCAGACCTCGGACGAAGTCAAAAAGATATTGAAGAAATCCTGTTACGATTGTCATTCCGATCTTACCGTCTGGCCCTGGTATTCCAAAATTTTTCCGGTAAACGCGTATCTTTTTCACCACGTCGACGAGGGAAAGGCGGAACTCAATTTTTCACAATGGGGAGAATTGTCCAAAAAGGAAAAATCCAACAAGGGCGATTCCATTTTAGAAACTCTGGAAGAAGGCGAAATGCCTCCGAGCGACTACGTTCTTTTACATCCCTCCGCTAAGATTACCAAGGAAGAATTGGAAGTTTTAAAAAACTGGATTCATGATTTGGAAGAAGAGTATCAGAAAGAATAATCGAAAATAATCTGGCAAAGATCGTCATGACAGGCAAAGAAAAAAAACTCTGGGGCGGAAGATTTCAGGAAAAGGCTTCTTCCATTATGGAACGGATCGGAGAATCCGTTTCCTTCGATCATAAACTCTACCGGGAAGACATTCAGGGAAGTATCGCTCACGCGAGAATGTTGAAACAAATCGGCATCTTAAACGCGGAAGAATTGTCCAAAATTGAAACCTCTCTTGCTCAAATCAAAACCGAACTTGAAGAAGGAAAACTTGAATTCAAATCGGAACTCGAAGACATTCACATGCACATCGAATCCAGATTGACCGAGCTCATCGGAGAAACCGGAAAAAAATTACATACCGCTCGATCCAGAAACGATCAAGTCACTCAGGACGTACGTCTTTATATTCTCAATCAAGGAAAGGGAATTCTAAGATCGATCGTAAACTTAAGAATTTCTTTATATGAAAAAGCCCAACAAAGCGTGGACGTGATCATTCCGGGTTACACACATTTGCAGGTCGCACAACCGATCCGTGCTTCTCAATATCTTCTTTCCTGGTTTTGGGCCTTGGAAAGAGATCAGGAATTTTTGCGTTTTGCGCTCAAGGCCTCGGGAGAATTGGCCCTCGGTTCGGGTGCGATGGCGGGCGTTAACTATCCGACCGATCGAGAGTTCCTCAAAAAAGAATTAGGACTTTCTAAAGTATCTCCGAACTCCATGGACGGGGTTTCGAGTCGGGATCATATTCTACAATTCTTATTCGCTTCCTCACAGTTGATGATCCACGCGTCTCGGATCTGCGAGGATATTATTCTTTATTCTTCCCAGGAATTCGGAATTCTTCGTTTGCCGGATTCGTTGACCACGGGTTCTTCCATCATGCCTCAGAAAAAAAATCCGGACATCGCGGAACTCATTCGAGGCAAAGCGGGAAGGGTGATCGGAAACTTGAATCATCTTCTCGTGATGCTCAAGGGGTTGCCTTCGACTTACAACCGGGATCTGCAAGAAGACAAGTTAGCTCTCTTTGATTCGATCGAAACCGTACAGATCAGTTTGGAAGGAATTCGGGAAATGATCGAAGGTTGGGTTTGGGTTCCCGAAAGAGCGGAATCTTCCCTGAAAAACGGATTTGCTACGGCCACGGATCTCGCGGACTTTCTCGTAAACGAAAAGAAAATTCCGTTTCGAACCTCGCACGAACTCGTAGGCAAGCTCGTCGGGGTTTGTGTGGAACAAAAAAAGACCTTGTTTGATTTGGCGGAAGCCGATCGAATTTCGATTTCGGAACACTTTGCAGGAAAGGAATACGAGAACGCGGTTTCTCTTTCCCTTTCCGCGGACAAAAAAATCTCTTACGGAGGAACTTCTAAACAAAGACAGGAAGAGCAGTTAAAAATTGCGCTGGAATCTTTGAAGGAAGCTGAAACATTGTTTTTATGAGAATCATTTCGGGACTTTTTATCCTTATTTCTTTTTTCGCGTGCAATCGAAATCCGTTTGCTCAAAGCAAATACCAACCGGAAGTTTATACACCTTCTTCTGTGGTTGTTCCTCGTCCGGATACTGCGGTGATTCCTTTACCGGATAAACCTGCGGTTTACGCGATCTTCTTAACCACACAAGGAAACATGGCCGTTGAACTTTTCGACAAAGACGCTCCGAAAACGGTTCAGAACTTCGTCGATCTCGCTCAAGGTGAAAAAGAATTCTTAACTCGCAACGGACAAAAGGTGAAAAAACCTTTTTATGACGGACTTACGTTTCATCGAGTCATCGAAAACTTTATGATCCAAGGCGGTTGTCCGAACGGAGACGGAACCGGCGGACCGGGTTATCGTTTTGACGACGAGATCAACGGAAAGTCCCTCGGACTCGATAAGATCCAAGCCGGACAAGCTCCTTACTATCAATACCAACTGCAAAGAGCGGTCGCCAATGAACTTCAAATCAAAAATAGAGAAGAGGCCGAGTCGAAACGCGAGCTGATCGAAAAGGCTTTCGAAGACGCGAAGAAATTATCCGTTCTCGAAATTCTTTTTAGAACCGGATACAAATACAATGAAACTCTAAACTCTCATAGAGCGATCAAAGGATCCCTTGCAATGGCGAACGCGGGACCGAACACGAACGGTTCTCAATTCTTCATCAACCAAGTGGAGACCCCGCATTTGGACGGACTTCATACGGTATTCGGACAACTCGTATCTGGAGCCGACGTCGTAGATAGGATCGTAAAAGCCGGTAATTCAAAAACGGTCATCAAAAAAGTTCTCATCGTGGACAAAAGAACGGCGGTAGCACCGGCGCAATGACAACCTTACCGGACAAGGCTCAGGCGGGAATTTATCTCGCGGTTGTAAAGGAACTGGCGAGTTATTCTTCCGGTTCCAGCACGAGCCGTATTCTCGACCGCTTGTCCGTACTTCCCGCGCACGATCAGGACTCCAGAACCGCGATTTTGGAAACGAGCGAAGGGAAGAATCTTCCCGATCGTCTGGTGGGAATCATCAAAATCTTTCGAATCATTCATTCCAAACGACAGGAAGTCCATTCGTTTTACGAAGTGGCGATGGCGAGATACGGAACGATCAATTCTTTGACCGCAAAAAGAAGACCGACCGACGACGAAGCGAGAATCAAACAGATTCTCACGGACTATATTCTAAAAATTGAATCCTTTTTCGAAAAGAACGACATAGGCGACGAAGCCCTGATCAAGGAAATCAACCGATTCTTAACCGAACTCGAATCCTTGAGCCAGGTAAACGAGGACAATTTATCAGCGCTCATTCTTTCCTCAAAGGCGATATCTCTCATACAACCTCCTATGGAAAAACTGATCTCTTGTTACGGCGATTATGAGAAGGTGGAACATATTCTCAAACGATTGATCCGAATTTCCGAGATGATCATCGAGGACGCAAAGGCTCCGGGTTGATCTAAAAATCCGTATTTTTTCGCGGGTTTTGGGAGAATTTGCCGAAAATAAACCAGAATGATCCGGATTCTCTTCGCAATCTTACTCACGCCTACGCTTCTTCTTGCGTTTCCGAAACGAGACGCTCGCGGTTCCGTTTCCGAGAACTATCTCAAACAACAAGGAATCATCACCCTGGATCTGAAAAAGATTCATTACCGTGAAAACGATCGGATTCCGGTGAAGATGTCGATCACTAACACAGGAAACGAAGTCGTTCGGATCTTTCCATCGGGCCGAGATCTAGAATCGTATCGAATCGTCGTCCGCGACGAGGACGGAAATCAGATTCCGGAACGCGACGAGGAAAGAAGAATCGATTCCGTATTAAAAAGAAGAAACACGATCGAATCTCTGGAAGGAAAAGAAGTGAAGGAAATCATTCTTCACAAGGACGAGGTTTTTTCCAAAGAGATCGATTTGAATTCCCGTTTCGATTTGAATCCGGGAAAGAAATATTTCGTAACCGCATACTTTCATCCGAACGTTCACGAAATGCCCGCGTTGTTCATCCGTTCCCGCAATCAGCCTTATTTCTTTTACGAAGAAAAACACAGCGAACCGGTTCTTTCTTCCATTCCTGAAAAGGATCCGACCGTGGACGGACTCGAACCCGAGGAAGTGATCCATCTCTTCTTGGGTTCCGAAAAGAAAAAAAATTGGACCAATCATTTTAAATGGATCTTCTTTCCGGAATATGTGCAAGCCTACGATCAGTATTCGGAAGAATACAACCGGGCCGAAGAATCGGAACGGGATTTTTTAATCGAGAATTTCAAACGTTATCTTACGGAATCCAGAGCGGGGCTTCTTCATTCTTATAGAATTTTGAACACCGAAAACGTTTCGATCGGTCTTGCAAAAGTAACGGTTCTTGTGGAAAGAAGACTGAATCGCTTGCGTTCTAAATACGAATATACTTATACTCTAAGAAGGGTTCCCGACGAACAGGGAGGCTTTTGGAAAGTGTCTAACTTAGTGGCGAAGGTGAAGAAATGACAGAGATTTTATCGCAGGATGAAATTGACGCGCTACTCAGCGCCATCAGTTCCGGAGAAGTAAACGAATCGGATTACGCGTCCGTTTCCGAACAAAAGAAAGTAAAGATCTACGACTTCAAACGTCCGGATAAATTTTCAAAAGACCAGATTCGTACCTTGCAGATGATGCACGAAACATTCGCACGTTTGGCGACCACGGGTTTATCGGCTCAGCTTCGAGCGCTCGTTTCGGTTCACGTTGCTTCGGTGGATCAGTTGACATACGAAGAATTCATTCGTTCGATCCCGAACCCGACCACACTTGCGGTCATCAATATGGACCCTCTGCGTGGTTCCGCAATTTTAGAAATCGACCCTTCGATTTCGTTTACGATCATCGATCGTTTGTTTGGTGGTAAAGGAGAACAGGCAAAGATCTCCAGAGAACTTTCAGAGATCGAGATGAGCGTTATGGAAGGGATCATTGTAAGAATTCTCGGGAACATGCGAGAATCCTGGTCCACTGTAATCGACTTAAGACCGAGACTCGGGAACATCGAAACGAATCCTCAGTTCGCTCAGGTCGTTCCTCCCAATGACATGGTGGTTTTGATCACACTGGAAACCAAGATCGGTGAGGTGGAAGGAATGACGAACCTGTGTATTCCTTACATCACGATCGAACCGATCATCAACAAGTTATCCGCTCAATACTGGTATTCTTCGATTCGGAAAGGGGAACTCGACGAGAACCGCGCTGTGATCCAAGAACGACTCGATCAGGTTGCGATTCCTTTGATCGCGGAAGTGGGTTCTGTGGACGTTTCCATCAACGACTTTATGAATCTTTCCGTAGGCGACGTCGTAAAACTCGAGAACACTTCCACAAGATCCGAGATGATCGTAAAAGTTGGAGAAAGAAAGAAGTTCAAATGTCTACCGGGAAGAGTGGGAAGCAGACTTGCGATTCAAATCGGGGATCGAGTGGAAGACATTCCGGACGAACTCTTGGGCTCCACACGTTCCGAACAGGAATATTGATCGAAGGTTAAATCGTAAAAATTCTTCCCTGAAGAAAAGCGATTGTGATAACCGTAAGGATCGTGATCGCCGTTTCGGGAAGAATGTAGGTATAAAAAAAGCGGCTCAAGGCCGCTTCGTAAAAACGCCGTCTTCGACGTTTTCGTCGAAGATCGTTTTATCAGAGGGAAATTATTTTTTCCACTGGATACATTCGCCCGGGCATTCGTCCATTTCTTTCTGAACGATCTTCCAGTCTTCTTCCGGAATCGGAGCTTGGTTTACCGATTCTCCTCCGATATGAGTTTCCGAAGTATCATTGTCATCCATTTGAAAGTATTTCGGAAGATTGTCCGCACACTGATTGCAGGACGTGCAGTTATCCTTATCTACATACGCAATTTTAGTCGCCATAGGCCTCGATTCTCCTGGGTTGGTTCTCCCGGTCGCTTAAAAAACAGGTTCCAAGATCAATTTTCTAATCACTTCTTAGACGGCAAGTCCTTTTCTTAGGTTCTTCCTTGGCCGGGGAAGGTCGCGATTTCTTTTCTTTGGGCTTTTGGGAAGAATCGCTACAACTTCCCGAAAGCGAATTAGGGAAAACTGTGGACTTGAAATAAATTTCGTGTTACCTTGCCCGGAAAGAATTTATGAATGGGAGAACCAGAATGATTCAAAAAGGTTTGTGCCTTGCATTGATCGTCTTATTCGCAATCGACTGTGGAAAATCCAAAAAAGAAGACCTCCAGGGCGGGGTTTTTACCTTTATCAAAGGAACCGTTAAACTTTCGGATAAAACCGGAAAAGAAAAGAAAGTAGGCCTTTCGGAGTTCATTCTTCCCGAGGATAAAATCGAAACGACTAAGGATTCTTATGCGGATATCCAATTGATGGACGGGGTTGTCATTCGTATTAAGGAAAATACGAGCCTAACCCTGAACAAGATTTATGTGGATTCTAAAAACGCGGAGATCTATTCGGATATCAGCTTAAACAAAGGAAAGATCTTTTCCAAAGTCGGAACCAAGCTGAGCAAGTCTTCCGGATTTAAGGTAACAACTCCTACGTCCACGGCGGCGGTTCGCGGAACGGATTTCCAAGTGGAAGTGGAAGGAAACAAAACCGAAACTTTAGTTTCCGACGGAGCGGTTGAAGTTACCGACAACGATAACCCGGATCAAACGAACACCGCAGACGCCGGTGAAAAAGTGGTTTCCGACGGTAAGAATCAGAAAGAGGAAAAACTTTCCGACGAAGAACTGAAAGAACTTCAAGAAGACTCCGCTACCGTTCAATCCGTTACGGAAGAACAAAGACAAAGAATCGAAGAAATTCTAAAAGACTTCAAAGAGAACAAGGAAAGAATTCTTCAAGGTCTGGAAGATCAAAAACAAAGAAACCAAGAATTGATCAATTCTACGAAAGAAGAAAACCGTAGAATGATCGACGAAGTGAAAGAGTCCGGCAAGGCTGAAAAAGAAGCCATCAAAAACGCCGCAGACGAAGAAAAGAAAAACATCAAGGCCGGTATCGACAAGGATAAGGAAGCTCTTGAAAATTCCAGAAAGTCTCTCAAAGATCAGGTGAAACCTCAGTAATCTTACTGAAATTACACGTGTCTCCGAAAGCCTCGGTTTCGTTTTGTAAAACGAAGTCGAGGCTTTTTTGTTTTAGGGGAGAATGTTTGAGGATTTGTCGTAGTTCCGACAACACGCGCGACGAAAAAGTCACTTGCGAAAATTAGAATTTTCTGATATAGGAAATTCGTCCGGAAATTCCCGCCACCTCACCCCCCACCCAAAACAGGGCGGGGCCCGGGTTTTTCACTAAAAAATTTGTAGGAACTCCTACAAATCCTATTCTCCTTTAGCGTCGTTTCTCACTTTAAAATAAAGAATGATCGAAGTGAATATGAACGTGAAAATGTTCGCGAGAATGATCGGAAAATCCTGTTTCAAACATCCGTAGATAAACCAAAGGACGACGCCGGTAACGAACACAACATACATGTTTCTCGAAATATCCTTCGTGCTCCCGCCCATGACGATTCGAATGAGCTGAGGCAAAAATGAAACCGTTGTAAGAAGTGAAGCGATATAACCTAAAAACGTAATAGAGTCCATTGTGTTAAAACGACTAAGCCTTTTTGTATTCTCGGCTGACTACGGTTTTGATTCCGCCTCTCGCATTGTAATCTCCGATGACTTTGAGATATTTCGGATCGATCGAGGAGATTAGATCTTCCATGATCTTATTGACCAAAAATTCATGAAAGATTCCGACGTTTCTATAACTGAGAATGTATTCTTTGAAGGACTTGAGTTCGATACAACGTTGGGTTGGAATGTAGGAAACGTAAATGACTCCGAAATCGGGAAGCCCGGTCTTCGGACAAACCGCCGTAAACTCTGGAACCGTAAAATCGATTGTATAATCCTTTCCCTCGTAAACATTGGTGAAAGATTCGATTTCGGGAGTTTTCAGAGAAGGGATATGATCCTGTCTTCCGTCGTAAGTCTCTGGATGATTCGTTTCCATGGATAGTTCCTTGATGACCAGACTTTTCGATCTCTCCATAGCGAAAATTCTTTTTCCCGTCCCGAATCTTGATCAAAGACCCAAAGAGGGGTGGAATGGAAATCCAAAAGAAAATTGCCGTAGTAGATTTTGGTGGGCAATACGCTCACTTGATTGCGTCCAGAATCCGAAGACTCGGAGCTTATACGGAAATTCTCTCCAACGAAGAACCTCCTTCCAATTATAAAAAGTATTCCGGCATCATTCTTTCCGGCGGACCCGAAAGCGTTTACGAAAAGGATTCTCCGACGATCACGAATCAAATCTTCGAACTCGGAATTCCGGTTCTCGGAATCTGCTACGGGCACCAACTCATCATGAAACTTTTAGGCGGAGTTGTGGAACGTTCCGGCACGGGAGAATACGGTCCCGCGTCCTTGGAGCTTCACGTTTCCAACGGAAATTCTCTCTTGAAAAATTTCGTAGGCGGCGAACAGGTTTGGATGAATCACGCCGACGAAGTCGTAAAACTTCCCGAAGGTTTTACGAGAATCGCGTCTTCTAAGGATTGCGGTTATGCGGTTGTGGAGAATTCCTCCAAAAAGATTTTCGGGATTCAGTTTCACGCGGAAGTTTCTCACAGCGAAAAGGGTTCCGTTCTTTTGGACAACTTCATCGGAATCTGCGGAGCTTCGAGAACCTGGGGAATCGATCAGTTTCTCAAGGAAAAAATCAAAGAGATTCAAGAAACGGTCAAACCGGATCAGAAAATTTTTATGCTCGTTTCGGGTGGAGTGGATTCCACGGTTTCTTATCTTCTTTTGTGTAAGGCTCTCGGCGCGGAAAAAGTTCTCGGATTTTTGATCGACACGGGTTTTATGAGAAAGGGAGAAGTTCTTCCTCTTCAAGAGAAACTAACGTCTCAAAACATTCACCTAACTGTGAGAGACGAGTCTGCATTATTTTACGAAAGTCTAAAGGGAAAATCCGATCCCGAAGAAAAAAGAAAGATCGTTGGAAATCTATTCTTAGAAGCGCGGGACCGCGCCGTAAAGGATTTGGATCTGGAACACGGGGATTGGCTTCTCGGTCAAGGAACGATTTATCCGGATACAATCGAATCCGGCGGAACCAAACATTCTCATACGATCAAAACGCATCACAACCGAGTCGAGGCCATTCAAAAACTCATCGAAGAAGGAAAGGTGATCGAACCGATCCGCGATTTGTATAAGGATGAGGTAAGAGATCTCGGAGTTCTTCTGGGTTTGGAACCGGAGTGGGTGGGTCGTCATCCTTTCCCCGGACCGGGTCTTGTGGTTCGTATGCTTGCCGTTGAAAAAAAAGGAACGGACGAGGATCAAAAGGCGATCGATTCTTATCTTTCTACTCAGAATGGATTGGAAGGAAAGATTCTCCCCGTTGCGAGCGTTGGTGTAAAAGGGGATAGAAGGTCTTATGCCAACTGTGCGGTGTTAAACGACATCGGAACGGATTGGAAAAGTTTGGATAAGGTTGCGACTCATCTTTCCAATCAATTCTCGTTTATCAATCGTGTGGTTCTTTTGCCATTCGAGCCGGAAGTTAAAAAATTGAACTTCCGATTTACGGGAATGCAATTGGATAAGAATTGTTCCGATCTTCTCCGAGAAGCGGATCACGCCGTGGAATCCGTAATTCGCAAAGCGGGTCTTTACGATAAGATCTGGCAGATGCCGGTGGTTCTTTTGCCGATCGGAGAAAAGGAGAATGAAAAGAGTATCGTTCTTCGTCCCGTGGAATCCCAGGAAGCGATGACCGCGAACTTCTTTCCGATGGAACCTTCCCTTTTACAACAGATCAAAACCGAGGTTTCCAAAATTCCGGGAATTCGATACGTATTTTTCGATTTAACGAACAAACCTCCCGGAACGATTGAGTGGGAATGAGGAAATTAGAATATTCTATTTTTATTATGTTTTTATAAACATCCGATTTCATCGGATTTGATTGTGTAGTTTATTGGATCGGATTTTCGATTTTGTAAACCTTCACCGCTTGCGATTTGCCTTTAACGGTAACCTCGTCTAAAAAGACGTGTTGAAACCGTTCGGGTTCTTTCAAAGAAGCGATCGTCACCTCGCTCGCAATGATTGAACATTGGAACTGTTTCGTTAGACCTTCGATTCGAGAAGCCAAATTGACGCTGTCCCCGATCACCGTTCCTTCCATACGATTTTCGTGACCGATGATACCCAACATAAGATGACCCGTATGAATTCCGATTCCGATATCGATCGGATCTTGACCTTGTTCTTCCCGCATTTGATTGAATTTTTTTAAGGCGCGCATCATCGCAAGAGAGGCTTCGACCGCGTCTTCGGCTCTTGCAGGAAAGATCGCCATAATTGCGTCTCCGATAAACTTATCGATAAAACCCGAATGTTCTTTGATCAAAGGCGCAATCATCCCGAGGTAGTCGTTGATAAAACGAAAGTTCTCGTTCGGGGTCATCTTTTCGGAAAGGGTAGTAAATCCTCGGATATCCGAAAACATAACCGTCATCAAACCTTCCGTCTGATCCGCGAGTTGGGTTTCCAAAATCGACTTCTTGCTGAGTATGGAAAGAAGTTCTTTTGGAACGAATCGGCTGTAGGCCTCGGACAATTGTTGTTGTGTGTGATAGGCCGCGGCGTTTTCGATCGCGACCGCGATCTGATTTCCTACGATGCTCAAGATCATTTCGTCCAGAAGTTTAAAAGCGTTGATCTCCTCGCTTTCCACCGCAAAAACACCGAGCAGTTTTTCCTTTACGAGAAGGGGGATCGCGATTTGACTTTTTGCGTCTTTAAGGCCGGGTAGTTCGATCTTCTTTTCCTCCATTCCCATGGATTGTCCGATCTGTCCCGCATAACGCATCTGCGTGCTGATTCCCACCATACGCATAATCTTTCTTTTTTTCGCGACTACTCCGATCACTCCTTTTCCGAATTCTACCGTCGCACCGATCCCGCTTTGTTCGTAACCTCGGCTTGCGACGACTTTTAGAAGTTCGCAATTCTCTTCCACCATAAGAATCATCGCGTGTTTGAACCCGAAAACCTCGTCCATCACCTTCATGATTCTTTCGAAGATCAGAACCAGGTCCAACGTGTTGAGAATCTCCGTGGAAATCGATTGGATGATTTCCACTTCTTGAGTTTTCCGATTCAGCTTTTGGTTGAGTTCCTCGATTCCTTTTTGGTTTTCGATAAACTGTTTTTTGAATTCCTCGATTTCCAAGTCGTTTGACACGTTATGCTTCCTTTGCTTCCGAAAGAATCCGCGCAGAACGGACCTCGAAAATATCGGCGGCCTTGAGTTTGAAAATTTCGCTCATCCCGGACATGGAAGCGATCGCGTCCAACTGCATTTCCATCGCGTCGAATAGATCGCCTTCGGTTTCGGTTCTTTGGTAGTATATGTCCATGATCCAAGGTTCCAACGTTTCCGGATTGAGAACTTGAAGCATCGCGTATTTGTTTTCCACGGAATTCGTATGTGTTTTACCGAAGAATTGATTCGAGATCGCAACGTGAGAATCGTCCACTTGATACACTTGGCTTACGATCGTAGCGTTCGGGATTCCTTCCTTGGAAGAAGTAACCATGATACTCGGAACGATTCCTTGCAGACAGGGTTGAAGATTTTCAGGTATCATTTTAGTTTTTCTCCCGCCTTCGCTCCCGGTGATTGATCAAAGAGTTCGCTCAATTCGAACGTGATCGCAATCGCAGGTTTCAAAATGTATTTTCTCCATCCTTCTCCCGCTTTGGGTCCGAAGAATAAGGAACTCGTTTCTCCACCGGCTTCTCGAATGTTTTTCATAAGTTCGTAATCTTCTTCCGTGCAGCTTTCGATTCCGGTAACCTTTCCCTTGAATTGACGGGTTTGAAAGGAGGACATGTGCGCGATCGTGGTTGCAATCTGTGCATTGTCCTCTATGTCCTGCAAACAATGAGACGCGACGACCTGAGGCAACAATACGGTCATTCTTTTTTGGTCCTCGCTCAAACGGACTCCGAACGCCCTTGCGAAATGAGGTCTTAGTTTCGAATCTCTTGTGGCTATGCTGATGGACAAGGGTCCTAATAGATTTCCCGTCTCTTCTTGTGATAACATTTGGAATTTTCCTCCGATAAAAAGTGATTCACAGTGTACATCCGAGGAATTTACGCAAGAAGAATCGAAAAATGCGACAGTCTGATCTTTGAAATTACATTCAATATTTATAAATTAATATTTGTGAATAAATCGTATTTTGGACGCGTTAGAATTCAGGGTTTAAATCTGAAGAGTTGCATATAAGTTGAAGACGACTGCGATTTTTTCTAAAATTTTAGAAAGATTGATATATTCTTAAAACTGAATATACTCTGTTTACTTTTCGGACAAGGGGTAGGTGCGGTTTTCAAAAACAAATTCGAGCTTTCCGTGAACGTTTGTAATTCGTTTGGAAAATTCAAGAAGCAATTCGGAGGAAAAAGTTCCCCATTCCTCAAGAGGCGCGGGATGAATTAAGGATTCTTCGCGGATTTTTAAATTCTCGGGTTGAAAAAACACCGAAAGATTCGGTGAATAATACAGTTTACCATTCTCCAGTTTTTTAAAAACAAAAACCGTAGTCGCGGGTTGGATGAAATTCCATTCTCCGTTGCAAACCGACAGAAATGGATATTCGGAATGTTCTCCCGTATCGTTCTTACGAATTCTTTCGTTGAAAAAATCCAGAAATTCCGGATCCTTCAATTCGGAAGAATC
It encodes:
- a CDS encoding adenylate/guanylate cyclase domain-containing protein, whose translation is MSNDLEIEEFKKQFIENQKGIEELNQKLNRKTQEVEIIQSISTEILNTLDLVLIFERIMKVMDEVFGFKHAMILMVEENCELLKVVASRGYEQSGIGATVEFGKGVIGVVAKKRKIMRMVGISTQMRYAGQIGQSMGMEEKKIELPGLKDAKSQIAIPLLVKEKLLGVFAVESEEINAFKLLDEMILSIVGNQIAVAIENAAAYHTQQQLSEAYSRFVPKELLSILSKKSILETQLADQTEGLMTVMFSDIRGFTTLSEKMTPNENFRFINDYLGMIAPLIKEHSGFIDKFIGDAIMAIFPARAEDAVEASLAMMRALKKFNQMREEQGQDPIDIGIGIHTGHLMLGIIGHENRMEGTVIGDSVNLASRIEGLTKQFQCSIIASEVTIASLKEPERFQHVFLDEVTVKGKSQAVKVYKIENPIQ
- a CDS encoding pyridoxamine 5'-phosphate oxidase family protein is translated as MIPENLQPCLQGIVPSIMVTSSKEGIPNATIVSQVYQVDDSHVAISNQFFGKTHTNSVENKYAMLQVLNPETLEPWIMDIYYQRTETEGDLFDAMEMQLDAIASMSGMSEIFKLKAADIFEVRSARILSEAKEA
- a CDS encoding DUF4505 family protein, producing the protein MRQRRTYFYRLDGRGRLFHDSSELKDPEFLDFFNERIRKNDTGEHSEYPFLSVCNGEWNFIQPATTVFVFKKLENGKLYYSPNLSVFFQPENLKIREESLIHPAPLEEWGTFSSELLLEFSKRITNVHGKLEFVFENRTYPLSEK